A window of Pseudodesulfovibrio hydrargyri contains these coding sequences:
- the rpe gene encoding ribulose-phosphate 3-epimerase gives MILSPSMLSSDFANMEAELKALEAAGLSWVHLDVMDGMFVPNITFGPPIIKAMRAKSKLFFDCHLMIEDPGRYITEFADAGADLICVHAEACTHLERVCAQIAETGAKPAVALNPHTPPEAIRYLLPQLYMVLVMSVNPGFGGQKFIPFCLDKVRDLKAMIEAAGADTLIQIDGGVTLDNARELTGAGVDVLVSGSAFFKYPPYGERHKAFQDACA, from the coding sequence ATGATACTTTCCCCCTCCATGCTCTCCTCGGACTTCGCCAACATGGAAGCCGAGCTGAAAGCCCTGGAAGCCGCAGGTCTGTCCTGGGTCCACCTGGACGTCATGGACGGCATGTTCGTGCCCAACATCACCTTCGGGCCGCCGATCATCAAGGCCATGCGCGCCAAGTCCAAACTCTTCTTCGACTGCCACCTGATGATCGAGGACCCGGGCCGGTACATCACTGAGTTTGCCGACGCCGGGGCCGACCTGATCTGCGTCCACGCCGAGGCGTGCACGCACCTGGAGCGGGTCTGCGCCCAGATCGCCGAGACCGGTGCCAAGCCCGCCGTGGCTCTGAATCCGCACACCCCGCCCGAGGCCATCCGCTATCTCCTGCCGCAGCTGTACATGGTCCTGGTCATGTCCGTGAACCCGGGCTTCGGCGGCCAGAAGTTCATCCCGTTCTGCCTGGACAAGGTCCGCGACCTCAAGGCCATGATCGAGGCGGCCGGGGCCGACACCCTGATCCAGATCGATGGCGGCGTGACCCTGGACAACGCGCGCGAGCTGACCGGGGCGGGCGTGGACGTGCTCGTGTCCGGTTCGGCGTTCTTCAAGTATCCGCCCTACGGCGAGCGGCACAAGGCGTTCCAGGACGCCTGCGCGTAA
- a CDS encoding ATP-binding cassette domain-containing protein yields the protein MALVSLRDISINFTGTVLLDKVSMQIEPGERVCLLGRNGEGKSTLLSIIEGITPPDTGSVDYQRGCRVAMLPQEVPQSLEGTVYDITAKGLGEVGEHLAAYHDAARALAESPDPGQNLVDRLERAQHALEDAGGWPHHQAIETVLSHLKLDGDEPFASLSGGTKRRVLLARALVSNPDLLILDEPTNHLDIDSIAWLEDFLLRQSAALLFVTHDRAFLRRLATRIVELDRGRLTSWECGYETYLERKDEALSAEAKQNHNFDRKLAEEEAWIRQGIKARRTRNMGRVRELRKMREERGARRERVGSVKMVIQEAERTGKLVIEAKDLCFGFDDRPLIADFSATVMRGDKVGLIGPNGAGKTTLLKILLGEIEPQSGSVRRGVNLQINYFDQLRLQLDETRSARYNVAEGNDFVDINGNRRHVMSHLKDFLFTPDRAKVPVSVLSGGERNRLLLAKLFTRPSNVLVMDEPTNDLDAETLDLLEELLMDYPGTLLLVSHDRDFLNNVVTSSIAFEGEGRVAEYVGGYDDWLRQRPSAAPSPAKACKPKPEPEREKAAPAKRKLSYKEKFELEKKREELKGMPARIEGLETELDALQGRMASADYYKNSGEVMADDQKRLETLESDLEIAYETWEELETALEGVELD from the coding sequence ATGGCCCTGGTCAGTTTACGAGACATTTCCATCAATTTCACCGGCACGGTGCTGCTGGACAAGGTGTCCATGCAGATCGAGCCGGGCGAGCGCGTCTGCCTGCTCGGCCGCAACGGCGAAGGCAAGTCCACCCTGTTGTCCATCATCGAGGGCATCACCCCGCCGGACACCGGATCCGTGGACTACCAGCGCGGCTGCCGCGTGGCCATGCTCCCCCAGGAGGTCCCCCAATCCCTGGAGGGCACGGTCTACGACATCACGGCCAAGGGGTTGGGCGAGGTCGGCGAACACCTGGCCGCCTACCACGACGCGGCCCGCGCCCTGGCCGAATCCCCGGACCCGGGCCAAAATCTGGTGGACCGGCTGGAGCGCGCCCAGCACGCCCTGGAGGACGCCGGAGGCTGGCCCCATCACCAGGCCATCGAGACCGTGCTTTCGCACCTCAAGCTGGACGGCGACGAGCCGTTCGCCTCCCTGTCCGGCGGGACCAAGCGCCGCGTGCTCCTGGCCCGCGCCCTGGTCTCCAACCCCGACCTGCTCATCCTGGACGAGCCCACCAACCACCTGGATATCGACTCCATCGCCTGGCTCGAGGACTTCCTCCTACGCCAGAGCGCGGCCCTGCTCTTCGTCACCCACGACCGCGCCTTCCTGCGGCGGCTGGCCACGCGCATCGTGGAGCTGGACCGGGGGCGGCTGACCAGTTGGGAGTGCGGCTACGAGACCTACCTCGAACGCAAGGACGAGGCCCTGTCCGCCGAGGCCAAGCAGAACCACAACTTCGACCGCAAGCTGGCCGAGGAGGAGGCCTGGATCAGGCAGGGCATCAAGGCCCGCCGCACCCGGAACATGGGCCGCGTGCGGGAGCTCAGGAAGATGCGCGAGGAGCGCGGTGCCCGGCGCGAGCGCGTGGGCTCGGTCAAAATGGTCATCCAGGAGGCCGAACGCACGGGCAAGCTGGTCATCGAGGCCAAGGACCTCTGCTTCGGGTTCGACGACAGACCGCTCATCGCGGATTTCTCCGCGACCGTCATGCGCGGGGACAAGGTCGGGCTCATCGGGCCCAACGGCGCGGGCAAGACGACCCTGCTCAAGATCCTGCTCGGCGAGATCGAACCGCAGTCCGGAAGCGTGCGCCGCGGGGTCAACCTGCAGATCAACTATTTCGACCAGCTGCGCCTCCAACTCGACGAGACCCGATCGGCCCGGTACAACGTGGCCGAGGGCAACGATTTCGTGGACATCAACGGCAACCGCCGCCACGTCATGTCCCACCTCAAGGACTTTCTCTTCACTCCGGACAGGGCCAAAGTCCCTGTCAGCGTGCTGTCCGGCGGGGAGCGCAACCGGCTGCTTCTGGCCAAGCTGTTCACCCGCCCGTCCAACGTCCTGGTCATGGACGAACCGACCAACGACCTGGACGCCGAGACCCTGGACCTCCTGGAGGAGCTGCTCATGGACTATCCCGGCACTCTGCTGCTGGTCAGCCACGACCGCGACTTCCTGAACAACGTGGTCACCTCGTCCATCGCCTTCGAGGGCGAGGGGCGGGTGGCCGAATACGTGGGCGGATACGACGACTGGCTCAGGCAGCGGCCCTCCGCCGCGCCCTCTCCGGCCAAGGCGTGCAAGCCCAAGCCGGAGCCCGAGCGGGAAAAAGCGGCTCCGGCCAAGCGGAAACTGAGCTACAAGGAAAAGTTCGAGCTGGAGAAAAAACGCGAGGAACTCAAGGGGATGCCCGCCCGCATCGAGGGGCTGGAAACCGAGCTCGACGCCTTGCAGGGACGCATGGCTTCAGCGGATTATTACAAGAATTCCGGCGAGGTGATGGCGGACGACCAGAAACGGCTGGAAACCCTTGAGTCCGACCTTGAAATCGCCTATGAGACCTGGGAAGAACTCGAAACCGCCCTCGAGGGCGTGGAGCTGGATTGA
- the ahbC gene encoding 12,18-didecarboxysiroheme deacetylase, translated as MIGISKLYCGAVEASDALRYNRESGQLPSHLLQFSKDKKPVVVWNMTQRCNLKCVHCYAHAVDPSSHEDPISTEKAKEMIDDLAQFGAPVMLFSGGEPLVREDLVELAKYAREKGMRAVISTNGTLITKSKARELKEVGLSYVGISIDGNEEVHDKFRGVKGAYKQALKGIENCKAEGLKVGLRFTINKRNAVEIPHLFDLIEQLDIPRICFYHLVYSGRGSELINEDLNHQETRDVVNLIMDRTRALFDKGLPKEVLTVDNHADGPLVYYRLLKEDPERAKEVLELLKWNEGNSSGRGIGCISWDGQVHADQFMRHHTFGNVLERPFSEIWTDENIELLHKLKDKRPHVGGRCAGCRFLNICGGNFRARAEAYYGDFWAQDPACYLTDEEITGEKL; from the coding sequence ATGATAGGCATTTCCAAATTGTACTGCGGCGCCGTCGAAGCTTCCGACGCCTTGCGTTACAACCGCGAATCCGGGCAGCTGCCGTCCCATCTGCTCCAATTTTCAAAAGACAAGAAGCCCGTGGTGGTCTGGAACATGACCCAGCGGTGCAACCTCAAGTGCGTGCACTGTTACGCCCACGCCGTGGACCCGAGTTCCCACGAAGACCCCATCTCCACCGAAAAGGCCAAGGAGATGATCGACGACCTGGCCCAGTTCGGCGCGCCGGTCATGCTCTTCTCCGGCGGCGAGCCCCTGGTCCGCGAGGACCTGGTGGAACTGGCCAAGTACGCCAGGGAAAAGGGCATGCGCGCGGTCATCTCCACCAACGGCACCCTGATCACCAAGTCCAAGGCCCGCGAGCTCAAGGAAGTCGGCCTGTCCTACGTGGGCATCTCCATCGACGGCAACGAGGAGGTCCACGACAAGTTCCGCGGCGTCAAGGGCGCCTACAAGCAGGCCCTCAAGGGCATCGAGAACTGCAAGGCCGAAGGCCTCAAGGTTGGCCTGCGCTTCACCATCAACAAGCGCAACGCCGTGGAGATCCCCCACCTGTTCGACCTCATCGAGCAGTTGGACATCCCGCGCATCTGTTTCTACCACCTGGTCTACTCCGGCCGGGGTTCCGAGTTGATCAACGAGGATTTGAACCACCAGGAGACCCGCGACGTGGTCAACCTGATCATGGACCGCACCCGGGCGCTGTTCGACAAGGGGCTGCCCAAGGAGGTCCTGACCGTGGACAACCACGCCGACGGCCCCCTGGTCTACTACCGCCTGCTCAAGGAAGACCCCGAACGGGCCAAGGAAGTGCTTGAACTGCTCAAGTGGAACGAGGGCAACTCCTCCGGACGCGGCATCGGCTGTATCTCCTGGGACGGCCAGGTCCACGCCGACCAGTTCATGCGCCACCACACCTTCGGCAACGTCCTGGAACGCCCCTTCTCCGAGATCTGGACCGATGAGAACATCGAGCTCCTGCACAAGCTCAAGGACAAGCGCCCCCATGTGGGCGGCCGCTGCGCCGGCTGCCGCTTCCTGAACATCTGCGGCGGCAACTTCCGCGCCCGCGCCGAGGCCTACTACGGCGACTTCTGGGCCCAGGACCCCGCCTGCTACCTCACCGACGAAGAAATCACCGGCGAGAAGCTGTAA
- the hemB gene encoding porphobilinogen synthase — protein MIPTDFYRGRRLRTSPAMRELVRENQVTANDLVMLYFVIDTDDEDFKKEIPSMPGQYQLSLKQLEIKVAEAVGNGLKALMLFGIPKTKDEMGSGAYDDNGIIQKATRMLKARWPELIILADTCLCEYTSHGHCGVVKNEYVQNDPTLNLLARTAVSQAKAGADIIAPSDMMDGRVAAIRAALDEAGFINVPIMSYAVKYASSFYGPFRDAAEGAPKFGDRKTYQMDPPNVREAMREAAADLEEGADMLMVKPGQPYLDIVRLVRDNFDTPVAVYQVSGEYALIKAAALNGWVDEQSIVMESLVGFKRAGADLILSYFTEDVLKVLK, from the coding sequence ATGATACCCACGGATTTCTATCGCGGACGCAGACTGCGGACCTCCCCGGCCATGCGCGAACTGGTACGGGAAAACCAGGTCACGGCCAACGACCTGGTCATGCTCTATTTCGTCATCGACACCGACGACGAGGATTTCAAGAAGGAAATCCCGTCCATGCCCGGCCAGTACCAGCTCTCCCTCAAGCAGCTGGAGATCAAGGTGGCCGAGGCCGTGGGCAACGGGCTCAAGGCCCTGATGCTCTTCGGCATTCCCAAGACCAAGGACGAGATGGGTTCCGGGGCATACGACGACAACGGCATCATCCAGAAGGCCACGCGCATGCTCAAGGCCCGCTGGCCCGAACTGATCATCCTGGCCGACACCTGCCTGTGCGAGTACACCTCCCACGGCCACTGCGGGGTGGTCAAAAACGAGTACGTCCAGAACGACCCGACCTTGAACCTGCTGGCCAGGACCGCCGTGTCCCAAGCCAAGGCCGGGGCCGACATCATCGCCCCGTCCGACATGATGGACGGCCGCGTGGCCGCCATCCGCGCCGCCCTGGACGAAGCGGGCTTCATCAACGTCCCGATCATGTCCTACGCGGTCAAGTACGCCTCGTCCTTCTACGGCCCGTTCCGCGACGCCGCCGAAGGGGCGCCCAAGTTCGGCGACCGCAAGACCTACCAGATGGACCCGCCCAACGTGCGCGAGGCCATGCGCGAGGCCGCCGCCGACCTGGAGGAAGGCGCGGACATGCTCATGGTCAAGCCCGGCCAGCCCTACCTGGACATCGTCCGGCTGGTCCGCGACAATTTCGACACCCCGGTGGCCGTCTACCAGGTCAGCGGGGAATACGCCCTGATCAAGGCCGCCGCACTGAACGGCTGGGTCGACGAGCAGTCCATCGTCATGGAGTCCCTGGTCGGCTTCAAGCGCGCGGGCGCGGACCTGATCCTGTCCTACTTCACCGAAGACGTACTCAAGGTATTGAAATAA
- the ahbA gene encoding siroheme decarboxylase subunit alpha, producing MDAYDKQILDIIQSHFPLASRPYEEVGKQVGLTEAEVLERVRAMKASGLIRRMGANFSSQSLGWQSTLCAASVPEDRLDAFVAEVNRHDGVTHNYLRENEFNVWFALIAPDMDAVEEILASITEATGIKVLNLPADKLFKIKVDFKMDK from the coding sequence ATGGACGCATACGACAAGCAGATACTCGACATCATCCAGTCCCATTTTCCGCTCGCTTCACGTCCTTACGAGGAGGTCGGCAAACAGGTCGGTTTGACCGAGGCCGAGGTGCTGGAGCGGGTGCGGGCCATGAAGGCGTCCGGGCTGATCCGGCGCATGGGGGCGAACTTCTCGTCCCAGTCCCTGGGCTGGCAGTCCACCCTGTGCGCGGCCAGCGTGCCCGAGGACCGGCTCGACGCGTTCGTGGCCGAGGTGAACAGGCATGACGGGGTGACGCACAACTATCTGCGCGAGAACGAGTTCAACGTCTGGTTCGCGCTGATCGCCCCGGACATGGACGCGGTGGAGGAGATTCTCGCCTCCATCACCGAGGCCACGGGCATCAAGGTGCTCAACCTCCCGGCGGACAAGCTGTTCAAGATCAAAGTCGATTTCAAGATGGACAAGTAG
- a CDS encoding substrate-binding periplasmic protein, whose protein sequence is MGIYKIKCVLLALCLWSFVALLSAEPALADHVQFYVDALPPYAVLHDDGPPTGFAVALMERLMRTAGEHFDATDVAVMTWARAVHHVEVVPHAALLVLTKLPERADRYKWVGPLDLLPVGVIARRDSGVVVERLEDLLKYRVGIVRNTAPYRVLIRDLPEVGPNLVLLSGIPALLRMLRERRVDVIVQADRASRELMRGEGMDADEYATIFHLAPLAVYFGFNKSTDDGLIHRLQSALDRFKEPDSSGVSPYSRMREAYFGRPAPGVEEKKAE, encoded by the coding sequence ATGGGTATCTACAAGATAAAATGCGTCCTTTTGGCCTTGTGTCTTTGGAGTTTTGTCGCGCTTTTGTCGGCCGAACCGGCCCTGGCCGACCATGTCCAATTCTATGTGGACGCATTGCCCCCTTATGCCGTGCTGCACGACGACGGGCCGCCCACCGGGTTCGCCGTGGCCCTGATGGAGCGGTTGATGCGCACAGCCGGCGAGCACTTCGACGCGACGGACGTTGCGGTCATGACTTGGGCGCGCGCCGTGCACCATGTCGAAGTCGTTCCCCACGCCGCCTTGCTCGTGCTGACCAAGCTGCCCGAACGGGCCGATCGCTACAAGTGGGTGGGGCCGCTGGACCTGTTGCCCGTCGGGGTCATTGCCCGCAGGGATTCCGGGGTCGTCGTCGAGCGGCTGGAGGACCTGCTCAAGTACCGGGTGGGCATTGTCCGCAACACGGCTCCCTACCGCGTCCTCATCCGCGACCTGCCCGAGGTCGGGCCCAATCTGGTACTGCTCAGCGGTATCCCCGCCCTGCTCAGGATGCTTCGTGAAAGGCGGGTGGACGTGATCGTCCAGGCGGACAGGGCGTCAAGAGAGTTGATGCGCGGGGAAGGGATGGATGCGGACGAATATGCCACCATTTTCCATCTCGCCCCGTTGGCGGTCTATTTCGGGTTCAACAAGAGCACGGACGACGGCTTGATCCATCGGCTCCAATCGGCCCTGGACCGTTTCAAGGAGCCGGATTCGTCGGGAGTCAGCCCGTACAGCCGGATGCGGGAAGCGTATTTCGGCAGGCCCGCGCCTGGCGTCGAAGAGAAGAAAGCTGAGTGA
- the ahbD gene encoding heme b synthase, producing the protein MSEHPKGHPGTMTGCPPEGHPGGHPGGHPHGKMHPGAEHAPKRFLDDGVTPICRLIAWEVTRSCNLACKHCRAEAHPEPYEGELSTEEAKALIDTFPDVGSPIIIFTGGEPMMRADVYELIAYAKAKGMRCVMAPNGTLITPETAQKMKDAGIERCSISIDAPEAAQHDEFRGELGAFDASMRGIQYLKDVGIEFQINTTVTKNNLHLFKDIFQLCERIGASAWHIFLLVPTGRAVELGTEIITAEEYEDVLNWFYDFRKTTSMQLKATCAPHYHRILRQRAKEEGVPVNFENFGLDAVSRGCLGGIGFCFISHRGQVQPCGYLELDCGNVRDIPFPDIWKKSQQFLNLRNPEVYDGKCGHCEYEKVCGGCRARAQTMKGHYLKEEPLCSYTPKKKPKA; encoded by the coding sequence ATGAGTGAACATCCCAAAGGCCATCCCGGCACCATGACCGGCTGTCCGCCCGAGGGGCATCCAGGCGGACACCCCGGCGGGCACCCCCACGGCAAGATGCATCCCGGCGCGGAGCACGCGCCCAAGCGGTTTCTCGATGATGGCGTCACGCCCATCTGTCGGCTCATCGCCTGGGAAGTGACCCGGTCCTGCAACCTGGCCTGCAAGCACTGCCGGGCCGAGGCGCACCCCGAGCCCTACGAGGGCGAACTGTCCACCGAGGAGGCCAAGGCGCTCATCGACACCTTCCCGGACGTGGGCTCCCCGATCATCATCTTCACCGGCGGCGAGCCCATGATGCGGGCCGACGTCTACGAGCTGATAGCCTACGCCAAGGCCAAGGGCATGCGCTGCGTCATGGCCCCCAACGGCACGCTGATCACCCCGGAGACCGCCCAGAAGATGAAGGATGCGGGCATCGAGCGCTGCTCCATCTCCATCGACGCGCCCGAAGCGGCCCAGCACGACGAGTTCCGGGGCGAGCTCGGGGCGTTCGACGCCTCCATGCGCGGCATCCAGTATCTCAAGGACGTGGGCATCGAGTTTCAGATCAACACCACGGTGACCAAGAACAACCTGCACCTGTTCAAGGACATCTTCCAGCTTTGCGAAAGGATCGGCGCGTCCGCCTGGCACATCTTCCTGCTCGTGCCCACGGGCCGGGCCGTGGAACTCGGCACCGAGATCATCACCGCCGAGGAGTACGAGGACGTGCTCAACTGGTTCTACGACTTCCGCAAGACCACCAGCATGCAGCTCAAGGCCACCTGCGCGCCCCACTACCACCGCATCCTGCGCCAGCGGGCCAAGGAGGAAGGCGTCCCGGTCAACTTCGAGAACTTCGGTCTGGACGCGGTCTCGCGCGGCTGCCTGGGCGGCATCGGGTTCTGCTTCATCTCCCACCGGGGCCAGGTGCAGCCGTGCGGCTACCTGGAACTGGACTGCGGCAATGTCCGCGATATCCCCTTCCCGGATATCTGGAAGAAATCCCAGCAGTTCCTCAACCTGCGCAACCCCGAGGTCTACGACGGCAAGTGCGGGCACTGCGAATACGAAAAGGTCTGCGGCGGCTGCCGCGCCCGGGCCCAGACCATGAAGGGCCACTATCTCAAAGAAGAGCCCCTGTGCTCCTACACCCCGAAAAAAAAGCCGAAGGCGTAA